The Rosa chinensis cultivar Old Blush chromosome 7, RchiOBHm-V2, whole genome shotgun sequence DNA segment AAAGGTTCCACCTAGGAAGATATTCACAATCAAGGTAAAGATTCTGCAACAAATAGTTTAACACTTGCTCGGTAACATTTTCGTTATTGGTTTTTGGCAAAACCAACAAGTTagttttcaatttattttttttccttttgaccGGAGTTCGATGCCTCCATTGAGTACTACTGGGCTCCCTTTATTGTGGAGTCAATTTCGGATCATGCAACGAAGCATACTGTGCTAAAACGGTTGGTGAAGCTCGACTCCATAGCTAAGCATGGCAAGCACTGGGAAGGAGTAGATATTTTGGTGTTTGAGAGCTATGTATGGTGGATGCACAAGCCTACAATCAATGCTACGTGAGTAACATGCGCGCTGTTCTTTGCTTGGCCATTTTTTGTGAACCTTCAGCTGAGAATGAGATTCCAAATCTAAAATAATGCGCTTAAGTTTGTTTATTTCTGTTGTTTCCCACAGATATGGATCTCCAAACGATGTCCAAGAATATAATGTCACTACTGCGTATAAATTGGCATTACAGACTTGGGCAGAATGGTTAGAATCAAGAATAAACCCAGAAAGGCAAAAGGTCTTCTTCATGATTATGTCTCCAACACTTCTATGGTGAGTTTCATTGAAACATTTTCGACAGAATAAAGTtgtacaaaaccgaaacataatGATTTCTTCTGTGCTGGGAATGGAGGCCTGGCAGTGATGAAAACTGCTACAATGTGTCGCATCCAATTCAAGGTTCATACTGGGGTACTGGTTCGAGCACCAAAATCATGGATATTATAGATGACACGTTACAGGATTTTAAAGTTAAGGTTACATTTTTGAATATCACACAATTGTCTGAGTACAGAAAAGATGCACATCAGTTTATGGGGAACGCGAGGGCAAGCTCCTGACAAAGGAACAAAAATCTGCTCCAAAAAACTTCGCAGATTGCATTCACTGGTGCTTACCTGGAGTTCCAGATACATGGAACGAAATTTTGTACGCACATTTGTTAAAGAGTCATCAAAAATTTTTGTAACTTGAAGTTAGCAGTTGAGTCTTTGCTAAACTACATTGAtgcaagaaagaagaaaaacgaGTGAGGCATCCAATATCACCTGTATTAACTCATATGTTCCTCTTTATCACATATCTTGGAACCAATACCAACCCATCTAACACTATTTAGTCGGCTTGATCTCTCTTTTCACTGATTTTCTAAACTTGAGCTGTTCTTCCCCTCATATATCTCTATATCATGTGTTTCTACTTTGATAGTCCTTGATTCTGTTGCATCGGTTTCCAATGGTGAACACCAGTCACCCAATTTAACTCATTTCTCTCCCTTGAAAACAGAACACCGCCACCACTCATTACCATCTCTCAACCTCCCCCTATTCTTTGAGGAAATGATGAAATTCGAGTGAGGAATGAGAATGAACAAATGATAGAAGAGTGAGGGATGAAGAGGTGGTGGTGTGTTCAAAGATGAGAGTGAGGAAGAGGTTTGTTGGCCTCTGTTTTTGTGATTGAGGAAAATGGATGTGGTGAGATAAATGGGTGGCCGCGCAGAGAAGAGGTGAAGGAGACAGATGGGTAATGAAATAACCCAATTACCCCTCATGACTGGCTTGAGACTTAATGCCGTTATAGACGGTGTGTACCATTCTTGAGTCGGACTTAAAACTTGAGGTATCAAAGTGATAGGTTTGCATAgttgggtactgaagttaagagtGGGCTTTAATTCGGGAACTGGAATTAAGAGCGGGCCTTAATTCGGGTactgtttatatatttttctctAATGTTTATCCCATACTTCGGTTGATTTGactaaaaacaacaaaaacagaaaaacaaaaaccaaaaacaacaacaacaataatctcTCTGGTTAAGATGAGAACAGTTGGATTATTCCACACAATATGATGAAGACAGTACAAAGAATTTCTCGTCCGCAATCTACTGCCATAATCCACAAAACAAAtcactatatatatagagctcaCATACAAGGGTTTAAAGACTAAATTACATTAACTACCAACAACAATATTGAGCCACCAACAGTATCTGCACACCATCATCTAAGACGAATCTAATGACTAGCACTCATCGTCTATAATGATTTTCTAGGTTTATCCACTACAGCATCTACATCCTCGTAGTTGCAAACCCTATCTTTACAATGGAGCTTCAGAAACGCCACCAACAATTCCTTGATATAGAGAGAGGACAAATTAGTCAGAGGTGTCTCGGAGATGGAAAGAATTTAGCACCAAACACCAATAAACAACCTGTCAAGGTTGCAAAGTCGACATATTTTCACCGAACTCAGATGTTCTGGTAGAAAGGGTACCCCTAAGGGTTTATAGGCAAGTAAGGTTGAAGGAGAGGTCACTAACACACAAATTAAAGTTTGGCATCATCACTACATTCATACCACCGCATTGATCATCCTTCATTAGAACTATGGGCGCCAGAGAACCACCTAGACCATTTCATTGAAAAAGACATGTCACAGTGACTATTGTGTGCTAGACGAATATAATCTAAACTGATTGATGATGCAATACACTTGCAGAACAGTTTTTGGGGGAGAAGGACCAGTGATGTATATATCCTGCAGAACAAAATACCTAGTACCAATTTAACCAAAGGAGTACCTAGAGGCAGCCTACACCATAGCTAGTTATAGAATCATCAACTCGTCAGGTATCCTGTTTCTGACCTGTTTTCTTGTTCAGCTAACCCTAAAACCATACACGACAATATTATTagttaaaagaaaaggaaaataaggtAAAAATTCGGGACTTGATAAAATCAGGAAAAGAAAACCGAATAACGCTCTATCAGTCTGTCAAGCACTAACTATCAACTTGTCAGGTATCCTGTTTCTGACCTGTTTTCTTGTTCAGCTAACCCTAAAACCATACACGACAATATTATTAgttaaaagagaaggaaaataaGGTAAAAACTCGGGACTTGATAAAATCAGGAAAAGAAAACCGAATAACGCTCTATCAATCTGTCAAGCACTAACTTCCAGGTCCCCTGGATACCTACACAATGATGTAACATTATAAAAAGCAGACAATTCTGGCCAGCAAGACGTGATATAAAACTGGTAATTGCGGGTCTGATAAAGAAGCAATGCAAATGCTAACCTATCACCATATCACCAGTGTGCTGAGTATCCAATATAGATTTAGCATCGGATATTCTATTATCATGGATGCCGTTATGATGTGTAGACTGTAGAACAAGCACCCAGCCTAAGAACCTAAACTGCATATGATGCTATCGCGTAGATAGCAACATCCTGTAGTATTAGatgggaaaagaaaaatagcaaaaggaaaaaaacaaataataagaacacaGGGTCGAGCTAACTGTGTGATATACGTACTGCAATAGCAGTGGAAGTCATCAAAACTAGAATCTCCACGACATGAGCTTTACACTAACAGCTGTAAAGACAACAAAGGAAACCATATTATAATCAGATTCACTGGATGACCTTTTTAAACTAAGAAACAAAGAatttctttattaaaaaaaaaaaaaaaaaagcatatttGATTGCTGAGAAATCACTATGAAAGGTTTCGACTTCTCACATCTAAATGGCAATGCAGATAACTCATATGGTTTACATTGCTTTTTAAAATGGTATGCTATAAAAGGTAAACACACGCACAGTCAGCACCTTAAGCAACAAGCATCTCAGGAAAAATGCCATAACAAGTTCTGAACATACATGACAACCAGAATTACAACAGAATGGTGTGGAAACTGAATAAGTGGAAACCAGAACACTTTTACTTGCCATATAAAAAAGTAAAGTAGATTGTGTTTTGTGTGTTCCCTAGGCCACTATCTGTACACCAAACTTCCAAAGAATCCAGAATGGACAATTTAACTATATTTTGAGAAGCAAGATATAGGTCCAGACCTTAAGCAAAAAGACTCATGCTTCAACTTTAATCTATTAAACAAGTTTAAACAAGGTCACAACAAGTTTCACAAAAGGAACTCTTTCTCACaaggaaaaatatataaaaaatacaaaGAGATACTGAGGGAATGAAAACAATATAAAGCTACTTGTCTGCAGCACAGTCTAAGTAACTGAGAAGTCAAGAAACCCTCTCAACAAGTGAAACTATTACATTTAAAGGAACTCTTTTATGATTAAAAATGATGAAAAACGCAAAGAGATACTACAAATGAACATAATTATAAAGCTACTTGTCTGCAAAGTTAAGTAATTAGTAATAAAGTAATCATTAACCAAAGAGAATGAAAAGCATAAAGACCGACGCTAGCAGGTTAAGTTAACACAAATAAAGCAAACCTACTAATCCTTTAACCAATTATTACCGTATGCTTAGGATGCTACCACCTTACGTTCATGGACGGACAGGTTCATACTCATTTCTAAGTGAGATTTGGTGCCCACATGATTATGAAACTCATGCTTTCTATCATGTAGCAGGTAATGGCACATCCTTCTTCCCTCAAAGACTGTTTTGTAATCAGCAAGATTTAAAGTGAAACCTATCCATTCACCAACTGGTCCAAGTCCTAATCTAAAGACTACTTCATCTATGAAACCTTCAAAATATGAGCTATCCACAACTGAATTGAAACTAATACATATGTGACAAATTCATCCTCATAACCTCTAACTGATCCACAACAAGGCTGAGAATATAAGGATTATCAATTTTAGACATACTTGATTCTACTTGTTCTAAAATATATAACAAAGCAGAATAAGCATAGAGAGAATACAAAGAGTAGAATAGTGGATAAAGTACAGCatcacaaagaaaataaaaattaaaagacaTGGTGAGCCAGTCTAGTACTCGGGTGTCCATTCACCAATGACAATTAAAAGCCTAAACACCCTAATCAATACTACTCTCTAGGCGAGCAAAGAAAGCAGGTCATCTCACACTAGTCTACTCTCTAGGCAAGCAAAGAAAGCAGGTCATCTCACACTAGTACATTAAGTTTAAAATGACACAGATACAGAAAGATTACCAAATCCCAACGAAATCCAATGCCACAATCACAGCTTCCCCTCCCTTTCTCGATTCCACTGCTCAATCCTAGCTCGGCGTTCTTCGCTCCCTTCCCTCACTGCTGCCGCCACGGGGCTCCTGCTCCTGGTTCTGCTCCGCCTGGGACTGCTATGTCTTCTCCTCCCACTGTCTCTGTCCCTGTCATACCTATCCTTGCTTCTCCTCCCATTCCCTCTATAATCTCTGTCCCGGTGGTCCCGTTTATCATAATCCCTATCCCTATCCCTCCGGTGCCGCGGGCTCAAACTCCGGCTCCGGCTCCGGCTAGCCCTATACCCGCGGTACCTCCCATACAGCTTCCTCCTCAATTCCCTCCCAATCAGCTTGACGTGCATAAAATTACAGTAGCCGCCTCGATTGCAGTTGTTCTCCTCGAACTGGCGACACGTGGCTTCCCGGAAATCCGTCACCGGAGAGAAGTCGGCGATAATCGGGCGGCCGTTATAGAACCTCCCTTGCAAGGCCTGGAGGGCGGCGGCGGCCTGGTCCTCCTCCTTGAACTGGACGTAGACGTTGCCGATCATGTGATCGGCGAGATTGTCGCAGACGTTGAGGCTCTCGATCTCGCCGAACTTGTCGAGCTCCTCGAAGATGTCCTCGTAGAAGTCCTCGAAATGGTCCTGGATCTTGCGGGGGTCGATGGGC contains these protein-coding regions:
- the LOC112176602 gene encoding splicing factor U2af small subunit B, translating into MAEHLASIFGTEKDRVNCPFYFKIGACRHGDRCSRLHNRPTISPTLLLSNMYQRPDMITPGVDPQGQPIDPRKIQDHFEDFYEDIFEELDKFGEIESLNVCDNLADHMIGNVYVQFKEEDQAAAALQALQGRFYNGRPIIADFSPVTDFREATCRQFEENNCNRGGYCNFMHVKLIGRELRRKLYGRYRGYRASRSRSRSLSPRHRRDRDRDYDKRDHRDRDYRGNGRRSKDRYDRDRDSGRRRHSSPRRSRTRSRSPVAAAVREGSEERRARIEQWNREREGKL